Within the Cydia pomonella isolate Wapato2018A chromosome 3, ilCydPomo1, whole genome shotgun sequence genome, the region aaccctgtgcgatctaccaattacatacttcttgaaaccttaaatgaaactggtctacgtatttatatttttttgccttgccacgatcgactggactaacagtcgcgatcgacctgttggccacccctggcTTATGCCTATATAGGCTTTCcatttaaacattaaataaaaacttgtaataatttcatcaaacccgAAAAAGCGTTAATGACGACAcattgtcgttttgcctctagtAAGCATTTttgctacataccgggaaacccatgttatcggctacgacgtagcgctacgaccgtagctcaacGGTGCATGTGTTAAACATACTTATAAGATTATGGCATGTAGGGTACTTTGATTGTCTAAATGAAATATCTTATGGTGGATTGATTTGatttctacttttttaaattacttaaaatcCAGTACTCACAGAACTGCTTGCAGTTCTGCGGGAGGCAGTTGTCTGCTAGAGTGAGAAAGTAATATCAGGGTAGATTAGGTAGCTTTTACTCACTGTTGCAAGTGATGCAATACTCCCAAGCATAATATTtgtcaaataaacaatttgtagGTATAATAGTGTGCAGGTTTATAGAAACTAATGCAACTCAAATATTTTGGCAAATGGATCTAAGAGAGTTAGGCCTTAGCTGCTTTTTACACTTGCCTTTGAAGGGTGAATCATTAGCGCGTCGAAGTCGCTTACAAATTGTTGATGAAAATTACCAGTCTTATACAAGCATCGAAAGAAGTCATTGTACTGTCGTATTGTAAACTAGGCAAATAATTGCAAGTGCGGACATGAAACTAATTTTACGATGTTCTCAATGGCAATTCATTGTTTACGACTGTGGTGTGTTTACGCGCCGCATTGGatagttattagttattacacgctttttatagttttctatttttaactgacaAATGCAGGTGGCTTCTTATTTTGAACTTCATTATCTTATTTTGAACTTAATTGTTGCATGTTGGTTTAAAAACAGTAACTTTTAACCAAAAAAGTGCATAAGTACCAATTACGCGTTATGTGCTACATAACTGAGTGGCAATcatataataatgtttattagATTCGTTTTCATATTCTGACGATctttctggcctagtgggtagtgcccctgcctatgaaatcgatggtcccgggttcgaatcctggtaagggcatttatatatgtgatgagcacgaatatctGTTCACGAGTCATGcctgtgttctatgtatttaagtatttatatattatataatatatatctttgtctaaatatccacaacataagccttattgagattactgtgggacttagtcaatttgcgtaataatgtcttataatatttattatattatgcagTACTTGTGTAGATGGTCCATTCTCAAAATGTTGGTTgtcttttactttttaatatattaattattgacTACCTCATTCATTAATTCATGGAAATCAAAATTATCTTTTTCTATTCACAACATCAAGAGTAGTACTCTTGTCTTCGTGTGAATTACaaatacagtgtaaactccatACAATGTCACCCGATATAACGATTCATTCCCTATAAAGTCCacatttgttggctatagttGGTTGGtatgttatagctcaaacggattaggcagcgttttcgatgaAAGCttctagccagcgtgattttttccgacaacatatTTCAACCTGTGCCCTTCctatagatgaaagtcgtatgacaattcgttcagtagtttttagttttgaagtagttttataagatttaGTGAATTGACGTgttcccctagatttgcggcTGCTAGGTTGCGTttcagtcgtgcacatagcgaatatagTTTACACTGTATCAACAGCAAATGCGTTATAGCGGGGGGTAAACATGGCTTGTTGTATGATAATGATAAAGTGGTGTAGGACGCAAATAAGTGGTGCGGGTCGCATCAtagttatttaaaagtaaaatagcaCCGTGGCGACCTAGTCTTCGTTAACGCTTCTTAAAACAGTCTGTCGGTGGCATAGGCAAGGTTTAAATCATCAGAtcactatacagggtgattcatgagacgtgagctggactaagcctacacaatcagtaaatgttaatgaatcgttcaccgtcatatttaagtaaaacaatcacgctttttatctgttatttaactttgtcttaaggacaaatttgattatctacaatcatggacaccctacaacacttaattaacaaagataaaactctttaaccgttatgacagcactttgattatgaagaaaataaaatgtcacatttgagtgagatacgactttataaaagtaaccagactccgatcacattcaatttgtcacttattatggataaaacaaagagggtgaccataaatatcgtaaataaaataaaacagtaaaaattaaattaacgttaatctcacaaatactggtacgaaacagttgctgataatttaccgaatatgcaggcttgatcctgctcacgtctcctgaatcatcctgtataataGTGAACTACCCCTTCCATTTCCTAGTTCAAAATTCGAGAATCAAAGCTATTCTTCACATTACTCGTACGGACTGTATGTTCTCGCCCTTAGTCACCCTTGTCAATAAAAAGTCGCGTCTAGTGTGCACGGAGCATAACACGTCAATAACCCTATCGCGCAGTAAAACGCGTTTGCGATTTCACGGCCAACGACCTTAGCATCCTCATCCAAGGCTTTAATTGTAGTCTCAGGATCATTTAGGACTAAGTTATAATTCTGTTCGCAATTTCGTTTTATTTCGATTGTGAGTTTATAGTACTTTATATTGTCCATTATAAACTGTACGAGGCTATTAAAAATATCTAGAcatgtaaataatttacacattCAACATTCCATAGATCTTGAAAAATAagatattacgagtatatttaatttaagcaaGCGTTAActtattaggcgggtccacacagagcgaccgagcgagcacgtacgtgcgatgcaatttcctcacgcacaaaccggccagtgtagacgtgcctcggccgaggcggcgtgctcgggcgaggaaatcgcacgcgccgcctcggccgaggcacgtctacactgtccggtttgtgcgcgaggaaattgcctcgcacgtatgctcgctctgtgtggacccggctattaaaaataacaagaataccattttttttaattaggtacagtcagcatcaacagTAGCGGATAGGGCTACGCACCAAAAGTTAGATGTGTACTTTTAGCATTACCATACCTAACCAGATAATTTGAACTCGATCTACAGATCAGATATTGATATATCTCCGACATACCTATGTATATCACAGAATAAGTTTGGTAGGTCTACCGTAcaaaaaagaaacttcctacaaaaccgaagtttgacagcgattcagggacgaatcatgctgtccctttcttatgtaAGGTACTATCCTTtttggctatttagggttgtcaaaattcaagtaattatcttatcCGTGGTCGTatacgcaaagggacgtcatgTTGTGcaaaccctaataattgctcggagcaatgctatGCCGAGCAGAGcggagaatgcccgaaaggaacAGTACCAAGACCAGTAGGAAAGATCCGTCAACTACAgagcagatacttttggcgcttGTTTCTATTCGCTACTGTGCATCTGCTACTCTGTATGCCAGAGTCCGAACGTAGTTCGGTTTcagcaaaaaaaaactgcctAATCTTTCGGCCGTACCGAAACTGTATGTGTATTGTACTGTATTTCAATAGTGTAATTTCGCTTCGGTTTGGGTTTAGTCAGATTTCGGCATAACaatcatgtttcggccgaaactagagcaaAAGTGAACTTTCGGTTTCGGCATAGACTCTGTTTTCGGTCGGGCAATGCTATATGCTAACTGTACAAACAAAGACAAGTATATGGGTAATAAAAAGGCACTGTCCAGAGcatttaatatttgtaaaaaaataatatctaacatacatattaatcgtatttttttaattgttacagCTGCTTGTAAATAGAGgctgtaaatataattatagcagATAAAGATGAGTTTGGGAGCACGCGCCACCAAGGGTGGTGCGAAGGGGAAGGACAAAGCCCAGGACAAGTCCAAGGGCGTCGACAAACCACCGGCCAAGGAGAAGGTCAAACAACAGCTACAGGTTAGTGGGGTCAGGGTCAAGTAGCAAGTTAGTGGGGTCAAGGTCAAATTCTAAGTTAGTGGGGTCAAGGTGTAACTAAGTAACTAGGGTGTATGTCAATAGCATCTTATAAAATGTCACACCCAGAAGAGTAAAGAGTTTTGTCAGTAAAACGGCGCAAAATTCAAATGTTTACGCctactttttcaaatttttggATGAGACTGGTGATGAATTGCCAGACTATATGAAATGTTTTGCAGTGTGCCCAATGATGAGAAATCATAACGGAGGGGGGCCGTCGCGGGGTCAGTGCGGTCGACTTGTCGCCAGACTTGTCCGCCAATCGGCGTGTGTCCGTGCTACTCCGTGGCGGGGTTGCCCTGTGACCATAGATTATGAGAGCTGAGGGCCATTTATAAGGCACTGCGTAAGTGTTGAAAGCAAAGTGTACGCGTAGCGAGTTCAACTTTTCCCACAATTTGCCAGTTTGGTAAGAGATCTACCTACAAGTTATTGGAGTCAGTCGTTATTTATCCCGTTAGAAAACAATTAGATATTTACTTCTTGCCTCGCCGGCCTTAACGCCAATACCTGATGGATGGACATGGAACCTTACCTAGTtgccttttaaagaaaactgaCATCAGTGCCTCAGGCGCTTACTTAAACTACTATCATTGTGTGAATTAGATTTGCCTACCTAACTGGTCCCTTTTCCCTTAAAGCCCTTTTTcatatatcaaatatttttttatgttccaGGCAACCACAGAACAGATGCGTATCGCAAACATGATCGACCGCAAAAGTGACGACTCCACGGACGTTCGAAGAATGGTGAGATCACTTTCGCTTCTAGATCGAAACTTGTTTGTTATTGTGGGAAATTCCCAACAATAGATGTTAAATTCCTGTAATGGTTAGATGATGTCTTCTTATTTAGTTAGCAATTTTTGATACTTcgaataatgtaaacaaaaccACATGTCATTTGtccaatattaaaattactgcaTTGATGCAGAAAATTTCAAATGTAATGGTTGACTGCTATTGTTTCAACATACCCTAGATAATATTATTGCGTTTTTATTTGTCAATAACTACTTTTAACATCCACAGGTTCTAGAGCTGATGGAGATGACATGTCGCACCGAGGAGGAGGTGTGTTCGGCGCTGCACGACTCGGACAACGACATGGTCGCCGCCTGTAACCTACTGCTGGAGGAGAGTCAGCGAATACAGGTTACAATCTTAACATCCACAGGTGCTAAAGCTGTTGGAGATAATATGTTGCACTGAGGAGGAGGTGAGTTCGGTGCTGCACGACTCGGACAACGACTTGGACGCCGCCTGTAACCTACTGCTGGAGGAGAGTCAGCGAATACAGGTTACAATCTTAACATCCACACGTGCTAAAGCTGTTGGAGATGATATGTTGCACTGAGGAGGAGGAGAGTTCGGTGCTGCACGACTCGGACAACGACTTGGTCGCCGCCTGTAACCTACTGCTGGAGGAGAGTCAGCGAATACAGGTTACAATCTTAACATCCGCAGGTGCTAAAGCTGTTGGAGATGATATCTTGCACTGCGGAGGAGGTGAGTTCGGTGCTGCACGGCTCGGACAACGACTTGGTCGCCGCCTGTAACATACTGCTGGAGGAGAGTCAACGAATACAGGTTAAAAAAATCTGTGAAAGTTATTCCCGTTTccacagggccggatttaggggagggcaaccggggctactgccccgggcctccacaaaagaggggccccccacaatagagaattcggtaaatttaccaaaaaatttggggccaaggggcctccactcctttattgcccgaggcctccagacctctaaatccagCATTGCGTTTCCATAATTATCagttaataataattgattgaGCCAGTATTCGAAAATTGTGCGTGGTAAAGCTGTTTTCAAGTGACATATTTTACTTATGTTCGCGGACCCGCGTATTTTGTGTAAGTGAGTAACATGACAGGACATACGGAATGTGCCCAATGATGAGAACTCATAACGGAGGGGGGCCGTCGCGGGGTCAGCGCGGTCGACTTGTCGTTAAACTTGTCCGCCGATCGGCGCGTGTCCGTGCTACTCCGTGGCGGGGTTGCCCTGTGACCATAGATTATGAGAGCTGAGGGCTCACTACACACCCTAAGTGTAGCTAGTATTTTAAAACACTTTTACCTAGCCTCACTTAATGATTCAAATcttgtaattggcacttaaatTCGAACCGGTTCGCGGTATCTGATCGAGTTGAAATTTGACGTACTTAGGTATGTGATTtcaatgacaatgcaataatatgctaTCAGATGCAGTCATAAGGAAACTTAATGAAATCCTTGATGGAAAAACACAAATACATTCGAGTTTAGCATCATTCGAAAGGTCTTGAGGACCAAACAAGATGTGCAGTCAGCAATAAGTgtgtgaacatttttttttatacctagtaagttatttatgtattatgaaTATTAGAATTTTTGGTATTTTCCAGGGTGAGTGGCAGACaaatgaaaagaagaagaaaaaaccACCCGCCGCCGCCGGTAACGGCGAGCCCGAGCCGCCTCGCGAGCGAGAGGCGCGCGAGCCGAGAGAACGGTCTGGCGCGCCGCGTCCACGTAAGTGTATTCTTTGTTCTGATCTTGTTTTACATTCACCATCCACACTAGTACGAATAACCGAGTAGAAAACCTATCTCGTGGTTTAGGTCCACTTAAACAAGGCCTCCAGGCCTTATTCCTAATTTGGGAAAAGTGATATAAGAAAGTTTTTCTAACTCCTGTTCCTGTATTCTGACGCTAGGTTGTAGAATCGCAAATCATTTTGTTTCCTTACTATGGGAGCATGATACACAGCTGTACAGTGACAATACGGATATGAGTAGACGATAGATAGTAAGTGTTGGATTGGATGGTCTGCCACATTGTGTCGTAAATTGGACTTAATTGATATTAAATCTGACTTAATGATTTTTAGTGAATCATGAACTTTGCTCCTGTGCTGCTCCCTACAGGGCCTCATTTCtggaacggtattagtctaatattattagtgtgttgccatggtaaaaCATACGATGTGACATTTCGTGGAGAAATGGGTCCCTGGTCACGTGCGTGCTCTTTACAAGTTTGTTTGGCAAACATCGTATATGTTTGCAGGTCGCGGGGAAGCAGAGGCTCGCGGTCGAGGCCGCGGAGCAGCGCgggggcgcgcgcgcggcgcccggCGCGGCCCGCCCGGccggccgcgcccgccgcgcggcGACATGGGCGAGCGGCCCGACCACGGTCAGTACTCGCCACTACAGTTAGCAGGTCACgggggcgcgcgcgcggcgcccggCGCGGCCCGCCCGGccggccgcgcccgccgcgcggcGACATGGGCGAGCGGCCCGACCACGGTCAGTACCCGCCACTACAGTTAGCAGGTCACgggggcgcgcgcgcggcgcccggCGCGGCCCGCCCGGccggccgcgcccgccgcgcggcGACATGGGCGAGCGGCCCGACCACGGTCAGTACCCGCCACTACAGTTAGCAGGTCGCgggggcgcgcgcgcggcgcccggCGCGGCCCGCCCGGCcagccgcgcccgccgcgcggcGACATGGGCGAGCGGCCCGACCACGGTCAGTACCCGCCACTACAGTTAGCAGGTCACgggggcgcgcgcgcggcgcccggCGCGGCCCGCCCGGccggccgcgcccgccgcgcggcGACATGGGCGAGCGGCCCCACCACGGTCAGTACCCGCCACTACAGTTAGCAGGTCGCgggggcgcgcgcgcggcgcccggCGCGGCCCGCCCGGccggccgcgcccgccgcgcggcGACATGGGCGAGCGGCCCGACCCCGGTCAGTACTCGCCACTACAGTTAGCAGGTCGCgggggcgcgcgcgcggcgcccggCGCGGCCCGCCCGGccggccgcgcccgccgcgcggcGCCATGGGCGAGCGGCCCGACCACGGTCAGTACTCGCCACTACAGTTAGCAGGTCGCgggggcgcgcgcgcggcgccgggcgcggCCCGCCCGGccggccgcgcccgccgcgcggcGACATGGGCGAGCGGCCCGACCACGGTCAGTACTCGCCACTACAGTTAGCAGGTCGCGgggggcgcgcgcgcggcgcccggCGCGGCCCGCCCGGccggccgcgcccgccgcgcggcGACATGGGCGAGCGGCCCGACCACGTTCAGTACCCGCCACTACAGTTAGCAGGTCGCgggggcgcgcgcgcggcgcccggCGCGGCCCGCCCGGccggccgcgcccgccgcgcggcGACATGGGCGAGCGGCCCGACCACGGTCAGTACTCGCCACTACAGTTCGCAGGTCGCgggggcgcgcgcgcggcgcccggCGCGGCCCGCCCGGccggccgcgcccgccgcgcggcGACATGGGCGAGCGGCCCGACCACGGTCAGTACTCGCCACTACAGTTAGCAGGTCGCgggggcgcgcgcgcggcgcccggCGCGGCCCGCCCGGccggccgcgcccgccgcgcggcGACATGGGCGAGCGGCCCGACCACGGTCAGTACTCGCCACTACAGTTAGCAGGTCGCgggggcgcgcgcgcggcgcccggCGCGGCCCGCCCGGccggccgcgcccgccgcgcggcGACATGGGCGAGCGGCCCGACCACGGTCAGTACTCGCCACTACAGTTAGCAGGTCGCGGgggggcgcgcgcgcggcgcccggCGCGGCCCGCCCGGccggccgcgcccgccgcgcggcGACATGGGCGAGCGGCCCGACCACGGTCAGTACTCGCCACTACAGTTAGCAGGTCGCgggggcgcgcgcgcggcgcccggCGCGGCCCGCCCGGCCGGCCGGGCCCGCCGCGCGGCGACATGGGCGAGCGGCCCGACCACGGTCAGTACTCGCCACTACAGTTAGCAGGTCGCgggggcgcgcgcgcggcgccccGGCGCGGCCCGCCCGGccggccgcgcccgccgcgcggcGACATGGGCGAGCGGCCCGACCACGGTCAGTACTCGCCACTACAGTTAGCAGGTCGCgggggcgcgcgcgcggcgcccggCGCGGCCCGCCCGGccggccgcgcccgccgcgcggcGACATGGGCGAGCGGCCCGACCACGGTCAGTACTCGCCACTACAGTTAGCAGGTCGCgggggcgcgcgcgcggcgcccggCGCGGCCCGCCCGGccggccgcgcccgccgcgcggcGACATGGTCGAGCGGCCCGACCACGGTCAGTACCCGCCACTACAGTTAGCAGGTCGCgggggcgcgcgcgcggcgcccggCGCGGCCCGCCCGGccggccgcgcccgccgcgcggcGACATGGGCGAGCGGCCCGACCACGGTCAGTACTCGCCACTACAGTTAGCAGGTCGCgggggcgcgcgcgcggcgggcgcggcccgcccggccggccgcgcccgccgcgcggcGACATGGGCGAGCGGCCCGACCACGGTCAGTACTCGCCACTACAGTTAGCAGGTCGCgggggcgcgcgcgcggcgcccggCGCGGCCCGCCCGGccggccgcgcccgccgcgcggcGACATGGGCGAGCGGCCCGACCACGGTCAGTACTCGCCACTACAGTTAGCATGTCGCgggggcgcgcgcgcggcgcccggCGCGGCCCGCCCGGccggccgcgcccgccgcgcggcGACATGGGCGAGCGGCCCGACCACGGTCAGTACTCGCCACTACAGTTAGCATGTCGCgggggcgcgcgcgcggcgcccggCGCGGCCCGCCCGGccggccgcgcccgccgcgcggcGACATGGGCGAGCGGCCCGACCACGGTCAGTACTCGCCACTACAGTTAGCAGGTCGCGGGGGCGCGCGCACGGCGCCCGGCGCGGCGTCAGTACCCGCCGGTACACTCGCCCTGAGATCATCTACACGAGCCTTGCTACTTACTAagatctgaacacgcctctattgtcaaggcgttagactgcgtctttaaatatttttgagacCTTGGCAGCTCTGATATATCTTATGGCGACTGCATTACACGCTATCTTCCTAACTTAAGACCCGTTTAAACATTGATTAtgtgagttcatacatttgcttcTTGCGTTTAGTACCAAACGTATGAAATCACACGAAACACTTTTTGGCATGCTCAAAGGCGCCTCAGACGTTTGCCTCGCGCTAGTGTAGACGTGTTTGTTTATGGTGCGCGTGGTAATTTTTTTCGTACTTCCGTCAAGAGTTGTCAAAACATGACatcgttgaaaaaaaaatataacgagTGTCGCACATTGTCGTGTTCTTCTTTTCTTCCTCATTTTATTTGGTAttaaatagcaaaataaaagagACGCAAGCCACTGCAGTCATTACATGGGGCGCCATTTTGAACAGCTGATTGAGTGACGCCATCTTGCCGAGCAAATTGGCTCGGGTGAGGCAAAAGTTACAAGAGCACGGGGCCGCGCGAGGCCGGGCGTCGGCGTTTGCCGCGCGAAGAAATTTCCTTGCGAGGCTGGTCGCGCTGTATGGGTCCgcctaataacaaaaaaaaagcttcAATCGAAGTCCCTCGTCACCGACGCTCCTAGTGTCTCAAGATAATTGACACTCCAAAAGTGACTCTGTCAGCTATGTACAGCTAGCTCGaagcgtttttttttgtgcTGCGAATTGTGGGTTAGCGAATGCTAGTCGTACAACGGTACTATGCACCCTCACTGTCGTTTACAGTGTTATTCaaaattacatcaaataatacTGTTTCTTTCACTTTTCATTAGAAAGCGACTATTATTAATCTaacttttttgtataaattcAAAAAATAGCAATTGCATAGTTAAATATGGCGGCTTCTAAGCTGACTTCGAGTACATGTCCCCAATGTCACCACCAATAACAGATGACTTACTTGCAGGCAACAACA harbors:
- the LOC133515971 gene encoding collagen alpha-1(I) chain-like; protein product: MSLGARATKGGAKGKDKAQDKSKGVDKPPAKEKVKQQLQATTEQMRIANMIDRKSDDSTDVRRMVLELMEMTCRTEEEVCSALHDSDNDMVAACNLLLEESQRIQGEWQTNEKKKKKPPAAAGNGEPEPPREREAREPRERSGAPRPRRGEAEARGRGRGAARGRARGARRGPPGRPRPPRGDMGERPDHGQYSPLQLAGHGGARAAPGAARPAGRARRAATWVTGARARRPARPARPAAPAARRHGRAARPRSVPATTVSRSRGRARGARRGPPGQPRPPRGDMGERPDHGQYPPLQLAGHGGARAAPGAARPAGRARRAATWASGPTTVAGARARRPARPARPAAPAARRHGRAARPRSVLATTVSRSRGRARGAGRGPPGRPRPPRGDMGERPDHGQYSPLQLAGRGGRARGARRGPPGRPRPPRGDMGERPDHVQYPPLQLAGRGGARAAPGAARPAGRARRAATWASGPTTVSTRHYSSQVAGARARRPARPARPAAPAARRHGRAARPRSVLATTVSRSRGRARGARRGPPGRPRPPRGDMGERPDHGQYSPLQLAGRGGARAAPGAARPAGRARRAATWLAGRGGARARRPARPARPAAPAARRHGRAARPRSVLATTVSRSRGRARGARRGPPGRPGPPRGDMGERPDHGQYSPLQLAGRGGARAAPRRGPPGRPRPPRGDMGERPDHGQYSPLQLAGRGGARAAPGAARPAGRARRAATWASGPTTVSTRHYS